The following proteins are co-located in the Dyadobacter chenwenxiniae genome:
- the tgt gene encoding tRNA guanosine(34) transglycosylase Tgt produces MKFTLQVEDPASKARAGFIETSHGTIQTPIFMPVGTAGTVKAVHQRELKEDIKAQIILGNTYHLYLRPGLDILQKAGGLHGFNGWDKPILTDSGGYQVYSLAGTGRKITEEGVVFKSHIDGGVHTFTPEYVMDIQRIIGADIIMAFDECTPYPCDFTYARKSMEMTHRWLGRCCARFDSTSDLYGHSQTLFPIVQGSVYKDLRVQSAETIASYGREGNAIGGLSVGEPAEMMYELTEVVCDILPKDKPRYLMGVGTPANILECIALGVDMFDCVMPTRNARNGMIFTTEGVINIRNEKWKDDLSPIDVGLGGYVSTFYSKAYLRHLVKSDEMLGAQIASVHNLTFYLWLVNSAREKIIAGEFVPWKKEMEKKLNQRL; encoded by the coding sequence ATGAAGTTTACATTACAAGTTGAAGATCCCGCATCGAAAGCCAGGGCGGGATTTATTGAGACAAGTCACGGAACAATTCAGACACCGATATTTATGCCTGTGGGCACTGCCGGTACGGTGAAAGCCGTGCATCAGCGCGAGTTGAAGGAGGATATCAAGGCACAAATCATATTAGGTAATACATATCATTTATATCTGCGTCCGGGACTGGACATTCTGCAGAAAGCGGGCGGACTTCATGGCTTTAATGGTTGGGACAAACCGATACTTACAGATAGCGGCGGTTACCAGGTTTACTCCCTTGCAGGCACCGGCAGAAAGATCACTGAAGAGGGTGTGGTATTTAAGTCACACATTGACGGTGGCGTACACACATTTACCCCAGAATATGTGATGGACATCCAGCGCATCATTGGAGCTGACATTATCATGGCCTTCGACGAGTGCACACCCTACCCTTGTGATTTTACCTATGCCAGAAAATCCATGGAAATGACGCATCGCTGGCTGGGGCGCTGCTGCGCGAGATTCGACAGCACCAGCGACCTCTACGGCCACAGCCAAACTCTTTTCCCAATTGTGCAAGGAAGTGTTTACAAAGATCTTAGGGTGCAATCTGCGGAAACAATCGCTTCATATGGACGCGAGGGAAATGCAATCGGCGGACTATCAGTAGGCGAGCCGGCCGAAATGATGTATGAGCTAACCGAGGTGGTCTGTGATATTCTTCCGAAGGACAAACCAAGATATCTCATGGGTGTGGGGACACCCGCAAATATTCTGGAATGCATTGCTCTGGGTGTGGATATGTTCGATTGTGTGATGCCGACAAGAAACGCGCGCAATGGCATGATTTTTACGACAGAGGGTGTAATCAATATTCGTAATGAGAAGTGGAAGGACGACTTGTCACCGATTGACGTTGGGCTTGGAGGTTATGTGAGTACATTCTATAGTAAGGCTTACCTCCGGCATCTTGTAAAATCGGATGAAATGCTGGGCGCACAGATTGCAAGTGTACATAATCTTACATTTTATCTGTGGTTGGTTAACAGTGCACGGGAGAAGATCATTGCCGGAGAATTTGTTCCATGGAAAAAAGAAATGGAAAAAAAATTAAATCAACGGCTTTGA
- a CDS encoding glycosyltransferase yields MTLYLHEYEKILQLPSIVADSLLFALGAFVFVQLCYYFYFFTRLAFYGKGANYDNELPGVTVLVCAWNEHDNLTQLLPLLDSQEYPDFEVILLDDRSDDGSEEFIRENISRWKHIRYIRINDQFDHVTPKKYALTVGMKQARFPIALMTDADCRPTSNHWITAMTSRVSEEKDIVLGFSPYIKQPGLLNWFIRCETFYTAVQYLSFALAGLTYMGVGRNILYKRSVFFANKGFYKHKHIFGGDDDIFLNEVSTGSNTAISIEEDSFIYSLPKTTWKTWYRQKQRHMSVSRFYRKRNKVLLGLLSGAHIAVWVSGIAILLVGLITRNIFLLQGLGVVFVARWLIQWFLLTVINVKLDKTVEWFSFLFMDFALFIYYVVFGFLTFTKRKPRKSWN; encoded by the coding sequence ATGACCTTATATTTGCATGAATATGAAAAAATATTACAACTCCCTTCCATTGTGGCCGATTCTTTACTTTTTGCGCTCGGCGCGTTTGTGTTCGTTCAATTATGCTATTATTTCTACTTCTTCACAAGACTCGCATTTTACGGTAAAGGTGCCAACTATGATAACGAATTGCCTGGCGTAACAGTGCTGGTGTGCGCATGGAACGAGCACGACAACCTTACTCAGCTGCTCCCGCTACTCGATTCCCAGGAATATCCGGACTTCGAAGTGATCCTGCTCGATGACCGCTCCGACGATGGAAGTGAAGAATTTATAAGAGAAAATATATCCAGGTGGAAGCACATCAGATACATCCGGATCAATGACCAGTTTGATCACGTAACCCCCAAGAAATATGCATTAACCGTTGGAATGAAGCAGGCAAGATTTCCCATTGCGCTGATGACCGACGCCGACTGCCGCCCCACCTCCAATCACTGGATTACCGCCATGACCTCCCGGGTAAGCGAAGAAAAAGACATTGTGCTCGGTTTTTCGCCTTATATAAAGCAGCCGGGGCTACTGAACTGGTTTATCCGCTGCGAAACATTTTATACAGCTGTCCAGTATCTTTCTTTCGCGCTCGCAGGCCTTACCTATATGGGTGTAGGGCGTAACATCTTATATAAACGATCTGTTTTTTTTGCCAACAAAGGATTTTACAAGCATAAGCATATATTTGGCGGGGACGATGATATTTTCCTCAATGAGGTTTCAACGGGTTCCAATACAGCCATATCTATAGAGGAGGATTCTTTTATATATTCTTTGCCTAAAACAACCTGGAAGACCTGGTACAGGCAAAAACAACGGCACATGTCGGTCAGCAGATTTTACAGGAAGCGAAATAAGGTATTACTGGGTTTGCTTTCAGGTGCGCACATTGCCGTGTGGGTTTCGGGAATAGCCATTTTGTTGGTTGGACTGATAACAAGGAACATTTTCCTGTTGCAAGGCCTGGGTGTTGTATTCGTTGCAAGATGGCTTATCCAGTGGTTTTTGCTTACTGTCATTAATGTGAAGCTAGACAAAACAGTAGAGTGGTTCAGCTTTTTGTTTATGGACTTTGCGCTTTTTATCTATTATGTCGTCTTTGGATTTCTGACCTTTACAAAAAGAAAACCTCGTAAGTCGTGGAATTAA
- the rsmG gene encoding 16S rRNA (guanine(527)-N(7))-methyltransferase RsmG, whose translation MELINKYFPDLTADQRDKFGQMEELYQFWNARVNVISRQDIDTLYERHILHSLGIAKVLEFKSGTSILDVGTGGGFPGIPLAILFPKAQFHLVDSIGKKIRVVQEIADALKLNNVKAEQIRAEKLDDTYEFVVSRAVTRITPFVGWVKNNISKNSFHSLRNGILYLKGGDLAEELSELNQKSRVYELSGFFEEEFFQTKKVVYVPL comes from the coding sequence GTGGAATTAATTAATAAATATTTTCCGGATCTGACTGCCGATCAGCGTGATAAGTTCGGCCAGATGGAGGAATTGTATCAGTTTTGGAATGCCAGGGTCAATGTAATTTCCCGGCAAGACATTGATACATTGTATGAAAGGCATATTTTGCATTCATTAGGCATCGCCAAAGTGCTCGAATTTAAGTCGGGAACCAGCATTCTGGATGTAGGCACGGGAGGGGGGTTTCCTGGAATTCCGCTGGCAATTCTTTTTCCAAAAGCTCAGTTTCACCTGGTTGATAGCATTGGCAAGAAGATCCGGGTGGTGCAGGAGATCGCAGACGCATTGAAGTTGAACAATGTTAAAGCTGAGCAAATCAGGGCAGAAAAACTAGACGATACTTATGAGTTTGTGGTCAGCAGGGCGGTGACGAGAATCACCCCATTTGTAGGTTGGGTTAAAAATAACATCAGTAAAAACTCTTTTCACTCGCTCAGGAACGGAATTTTATACTTAAAAGGCGGAGACCTGGCCGAAGAGCTTTCTGAATTGAATCAAAAGTCGCGGGTTTATGAGCTTTCCGGCTTTTTTGAAGAAGAATTTTTCCAAACTAAAAAAGTCGTTTACGTACCATTATAA